The proteins below are encoded in one region of Penaeus monodon isolate SGIC_2016 chromosome 32, NSTDA_Pmon_1, whole genome shotgun sequence:
- the LOC119593377 gene encoding serine/threonine-protein kinase rio2-like (The sequence of the model RefSeq protein was modified relative to this genomic sequence to represent the inferred CDS: added 49 bases not found in genome assembly): MGKLKVAMLRYLVRDDFRILTAIEMGMKNHELVPITLVTQIANLRGGGVHRMLRELCKHRLCAYERGKHYDGYRLTNMGYDYLALKVLSSRDVLGSVGSQIGVGKESDIYVTSDPIGNPLCMKLHRLGRTSFRKLKEKRDYHHHRNKASWIYLSRLSATKEFAYMKALYDRGFPVPRPVDCNRHCVIMEIVNGYPLCNVHDVKDVPQLYSDLMDLIVKLASHGVIHGDFNEFNIMVDDDDKPVLIDFPQMVSTDHENAKMYFDRDVNCVREFFKRRFSYESELYPEFEVDVVREDNLDKEVSVSGFSKEIQEFNEHFNVGKDFDTTVEEEDEDEDDEEKEGEDGIDDSYESGNEGEIPYLEEEEASKVQDQTETTSLKKEELARLQDEVDTLCKELNTERTFDNGENDEVLDMNVKEQNIGKEEEKEVEEAPSEVSERHSRRKKGKDADREARLLFIKQLAKARELRQHCEENGEEAPPLEDMIDDSMSDIHSVRSFSTTASTIEPEEVKRRMQKDLTRREKQQISKKNLRVKGEANAYRRSKLANAATIKESVGWDEY; encoded by the exons ATGGGGAAGCTAAAGGTGGCGATGCTGAGGTACCTCGTGAGGGATGACTTCCGAATACTGACAGCA ATTGAAATGGGCATGAAGAACCATGAACTTGTGCCCATCACTCTCGTCACTCAGATTGCCAACttgcgtggtggtggtgtgcaCAGGATGCTCAGGGAACTCTGCAAGCATCGTCTCTGTGCATATGAACGAGGAAAGCACT aTGATGGATACAGATTGACAAACATGGGTTATGACTACTTGGCCCTGAAAGTGCTTTCATCCCGAGATGTCTTAGGCTCTGTAGGCAGCCAGATTGGTGTTGGGAAAGAATCTGATATTTATGTCACCAGTGACCCAATTGGAAATCCACTCTGCATGAAACTACATAG GCTTGGGAGAACTTCCTTCCGCAAGCTGAAGGAAAagcgtgattatcatcatcacaggaATAAGGCCTCTTGGATCTACCTATCTAGGCTGTCAGCCACTAAAGAGTTTGCTTACATGAAGGCCCTCTATGACCGAGGGTTCCCAGTACCAAGACCAGTGGATTGCAATAGACACTGTGTGATTATGGAGATTGTGAATGGTTATCCACT GTGCAACGTGCATGATGTAAAAGACGTCCCTCAGCTTTACAGCGATCTAATGGACCTGATCGTGAAGCTGGCCAGCCATGGTGTCATTCACGGGGATTTCAACGAGTTCAACATCATGGTGGATGATGACGACAAGCCTGTGCTGATTGATTTCCCTCAGATGGTGTCAACTGACCACGAAAATGCCAAGAT GTATTTTGACCGTGATGTGAACTGTGTACGTGAATTTTTCAAGAGAAGATTTAGCTATGAGAGTGAGCTGTATCCTGAATTTGAGGTAGATGTTGT GAGGGAGGATAATCTGGATAAAGAGGTATCTGTGAGCGGATTCTCGAAAGAGATTCAAGAGTTCAATGAACATTTCAATGTTGGGAAAGATTTTGACACGACAGTC GCATTGATGATAGTTATGAAAGCGGTAATGAAGGAGAGATACCATACCTTGAGGAAGAGGAAGCCTCTAAGGTACAGGACCAGACCGAGACAACAAGCCTTAAAAAAGAGGAACTTGCCAGGTTGCAAGATGAGGTAGACACATTGTGTAAGGAGCTAAATACAGAGAGAACTTTTGacaatggtgaaaatgatgaggTATTGGATATGAATGTAAAAGAGCAAAATATtggcaaggaagaagagaaagaagttgaAGAGGCTCCGTCAGAAGTAAGTGAGAGACACTCCAgacgaaagaaggggaaggatgcaGACCGAGAGGCGAGGCTGCTCTTCATAAAGCAGTTGGCCAAGGCCAGAGAGTTACGTCAGCACTgtgaagaaaatggggaagaagccCCACCACTTGAAGACATGATAGATGACTCAATGAGTGACATACACAGTGTCCGCAGCTTTTCGACAACAGCAAGCACCATAGAGCCAGAGGAGGTTAAACGGCGAATGCAGAAGGATCTTACAAGACGGGAAAAGCAGCAGATTTCCAAAAAGAAtttgagggtgaagggagaagcaAATGCATACAGGAGATCCAAACTGGCAAACGCAGCCACAATCAAAGAGTCAGTGGGATGGGATGAGTATTAA
- the LOC119593376 gene encoding oligopeptidase A-like, whose translation MAGVLIRRNFRLFYPTAIKYRPKTTYVVLLPETPVDTAEDNALLRTEDLPQFEQLTPEKCWTGIGKLALEYESGVWAVEEKAKKMKEPKTFKNIVEELDKLESPLNTAWSTVKTLYTVKNNEMNTNTYLKIHERARKARVHKFQSLPIYEACKDIYVNDTNLDEAQRRVVRKFLLEARLNGIELPAEKTPLFAETLKKLEDQKNEFRKKVAESTNRFSYRINDPSLVKEFPVDLLKNMALNRSRYHQGPWDIFLHPHVYDSFLEYCPLTELRRNTYRAFNMRASNHISKDVNNSLHLEEIRSLRSEQAKILGYENFAQMSMETKMAGSVENVMSMITSLLAKARKAQDKEIASLQEFAEDRGFEGKLEAWDVPYWRRKHKRHVFNFDEAQLQEYFPFEHVLVKLLEISSELFGISFEEIPSGEVSTWHPDVRFFQVTDANGEYLSSFYLDPYSRPGEKLYTRIGSAWMLGCRSRSEAAGTSPIANLVFNFRPPASEDQPVLLTFNDVNLLFQKVGHALQHLLTRVPYSEASGLTNIEWDAVEVCSNFMQNWLYQPEVLERVSCHYDSGLPLSGSSIKDIIASRNHMAGFDICSELYIAHLDIQLHSCKDFWLDVSRELWDTYRPFVLDKYDAHPCSNTTIMADVWAAAYYSHIWSRMVAADAFQAFKESNEEHGVIGKRFCDTFLALGGGCHPGEVFRRFRGRDPSPDALQVLSGLVKHKGAVST comes from the exons ATGGCCGGTGTCCTCATACGAAGGAATTTTCGCCTATTTTATCCTACTGCGATCAAATACAGGCCTAAAACGACCTATGTCGTATT GCTTCCAGAAACTCCTGTAGATACTGCCGAGGACAATGCCCTCCTTCGTACAGAGGACTTGCCACAATTCGAACAACTCACTCCAGAGAAATGCTGGACAGGCATCGGCAAGCTGGCACTGGAGTACGAATCTGGAGTTTGGGCAGTGGAAGAGAAAGCTAAAA AAATGAAAGAACCTAAAACATTTAAGAACATAGTAGAAGAGCTAGACAAACTGGAGTCTCCTCTGAATACGGCATGGAGCACTGTGAAGACCTTGTACACAGTCAAGAATAATGAGATGAATACCAATACTTACTTGAAGATTCACGAACGAGCACGTAAGGCTAGAGTGCATAAATTCCAGAGCCTTCCTATCTATGAGGCTTGTAAG gacatatatgtaaatgacaCAAATCTAGATGAGGCACAGAGACGCGTTGTGCGTAAATTTCTTCTTGAGGCACGGTTGAATGGGATTGAATTACCTGCTGAGAAAACCCCCTTATTTGCAGAGACGCTTAAGAAACTAGAAGatcaaaaaaatgaatttaggAAAAAAGTTGCG GAATCAACAAATAGGTTCTCATATAGGATAAATGATCCCAGCCTTGTCAAAGAATTCCCAGTTGATCTCCTGAAGAACATGGCATTGAACAG GTCACGATATCACCAGGGGCCATGGGATATTTTTCTTCATCCCCATGTTTATGACAGCTTTCTGGAGTATTGCCCACTGACTGAACTACGGCGTAACACATACAGGGCATTCAACATGAGGGCATCGAACCATATTAGTAAAGATGTAAACAACAGCCTTCATCTGGAAGAAATTCGGTCATTAAG GAGTGAACAGGCTAAGATTTTAGGGTATGAAAACTTTGCTCAGATGTCCATGGAGACCAAGATGGCAGGAAGTGTAGAGAATGTGATGTCAATGATTACCAGCTTGTTAGCTAAAG CACGGAAGGCTCAGGACAAAGAAATAGCTAGTCTGCAAGAGTTTGCAGAAGACAGAGGCTTTGAAGGGAAACTGGAAGCATGGGATGTGCCATACTGGAGAAGGAAGCACAAGCGCCATGTATTCAA CTTTGATGAAGCTCAGCTCCAAGAATATTTCCCATTTGAGCACGTGCTGGTGAAGCTTCTGGAGATCAGTTCAGAGCTCTTTGGCATATCCTTCGAAGAAATCCCAAGTGGAGAAGTTTCCACTTGGCACCCAGATGTGCGGTTCTTCCAAGTAACAGATGCTAATGGGGAATACCTTTCTTCATTTTACCTGGACCCTTACAGCAG ACCTGGTGAGAAGCTGTACACTCGAATTGGTTCTGCTTGGATGCTTGGTTGTCGCAGTCGATCTGAGGCTGCAGGGACATCACCAATTGCAAACTTAGTGTTCAACTTCAGGCCTCCTGCCTCTGAGGACCAACCTGTGTTACTTACCTTCAATGATGTTAATTTACTGTTCCAAAAGGT NGGACATGCTCTTCAGCACCTGCTTACAAGGGTTCCTTACAGTGAGGCATCAGGATTAACTAACATTGAATGGGATGCTGTGGAAGTGTGCTCAAACTTCATGCAAAATTG GCTGTACCAGCCAGAAGTTTTGGAGCGTGTAAGCTGCCACTATGACTCTGGCTTGCCGTTAAGTGGGTCAAGCATAAAGGATATCATAGCTAGTCGTAACCACATGGCAGGCTTTGACATATGTTCAGAACTCTACATTGCTCATCTTGATATTCAGCTTCATTCTTG CAAAGATTTCTGGCTGGATGTATCACGAGAGTTGTGGGACACATACCGCCCCTTCGTTTTAGACAAGTATGATGCTCATCCCTGCTCAAACACCACCATCATGGCTGACGTCTGGGCTGCTGCCTACTACTCACACATTTGGTCACGTATGGTAGCGGCAGATGCTTTCCAGGCATTCAAGGAGTCAAATGAAGAGCATGGGGTTATTGGAAAGAG ATTTTGTGATACCTTCTTGGCGCTGGGCGGAGGCTGCCACCCAGGTGAAGTTTTCCGCAGGTTTAGAGGCCGTGACCCATCACCGGATGCCCTCCAGGTCCTCTCAGGATTAGTTAAACACAAAGGTGCTGTTTCAACTTAG
- the LOC119593378 gene encoding sorbitol dehydrogenase-like, whose product MAQVGICGSDVSYLVRGSIGDFIVKAPMILGHESAGVVAKCGKNVKHLKIGDRVAIEPGVPCRMCDYCKGGKYNLCPDVIFCATPPYHGNLCRYYKHAADFCFKLPDHVTLEEGAILEPLSVGVHACRRAGVTLGSTVLVCGAGPIGLVNLLTAKAMGATKVCITDIAENRLKMAKEMGADHTILVSSGDAEAIAKEVEKEMGGMPDITIECSGAESSIRLGIFATKSGGMMVLVGLGPSEVKIPIVNAAVREVDIRGIFRYANCYSLALDMIASGKVNVKPLITHRFKLEETLKAFETARTGAGGAVKVMISCE is encoded by the exons ATGGCTCAGGTTGGCATCTGCGGCTCAGATGTGTCTTACTTGGTCCGAGGAAGCATTGGGGACTTCATTGTCAAGGCCCCCATGATCTTGGGTCATGAGTCTGCAGGTGTTGTGGCTAAGTGTGGGAAGAATGTGAAACACTTGAAGATTG GTGATCGAGTTGCCATTGAACCAGGTGTTCCTTGTCGCATGTGTGACTATTGCAAAGGTGGCAAATACAACCTGTGTCCTGATGTTATCTTCTGTGCCACCCCTCCTTACCATGGGAATCTGTGTCGCTACTATAAACATGCAGCAGATTTTTGTTTCAA GCTTCCAGATCACGTGACCCTTGAAGAAGGAGCCATCTTGGAACCCCTAAGTGTAGGTGTCCATGCCTGCAGGCGTGCGGGTGTCACCCTGGGTTCCACAGTATTGGTGTGTGGAGCTGGACCCATTGGACTGGTTAACCTGCTCACTGCAAAGGCCATGGGAGCTACTAAGGTTTGCATTACAG ACATTGCTGAGAACAGACTGAAGATGGCAAAGGAGATGGGGGCAGACCACACCATCCTTGTAAGTTCAGGAGATGCTGAAGCTATTGCTAAGGAGGTTgaaaaggagatgggggggaTGCCAGACATCACTATTGAGTGTAGTGGTGCCGAGTCAAGCATTCGCCTTGGTATTTTT GCTACAAAGTCTGGTGGCATGATGGTCCTTGTTGGCTTAGGTCCATCAGAGGTGAAGATCCCAATTGTCAATGCTGCTGTACGAGAGGTGGACATCAGAGGCATCTTCCGTTATGCTAACTG ctattctttggcactggatatgatagCATCAGGCAAGGTCAATGTCAAGCCTCTCATTACTCACCGCTTCAAATTGGAGGAAACCCTCAAGGCCTTTGAAACTGCTCGCACAGGAGCAGGTGGAGCAGTCAAGGTCATGATCTCTTGTGAATGA